The following are encoded in a window of Bacillus sp. SORGH_AS_0510 genomic DNA:
- a CDS encoding CD3324 family protein, producing MKYVNASNILPEKLIAEIQKYVQGETLYIPKPEKTYRTWGSCSGARKSIDERNSAIKHAFTNGKSIPDLADEHFLSIETIKKIVYSNKKH from the coding sequence ATGAAATATGTAAACGCAAGCAACATCTTACCTGAAAAGCTGATTGCAGAAATTCAAAAATACGTTCAAGGGGAAACCCTTTATATTCCGAAGCCGGAAAAAACCTACCGGACATGGGGCAGTTGTTCCGGAGCAAGGAAATCCATCGATGAACGAAATTCCGCTATCAAGCATGCTTTTACGAACGGAAAAAGCATTCCTGATTTAGCGGATGAGCATTTCTTATCCATCGAAACGATCAAGAAAATAGTTTACTCAAATAAAAAACACTGA